The region AGCCTCTTCGCCCCCCGACGACGCGCGAGCCGGTAAGGTATGCTTTCTGGCTTCTCTCACCCACTATTTTTCCGCCCGATGGCCGACTCACCTGCCCACTCATCTGCTGCCCCCTCCGCCGATTTCCCCTTCGACGCCGTGCTGTTCGACTGCGACGGCGTGCTCGTCGACTCCGAACCCATCACCAATCGCGTGCTGACCGAGATGCTTGGCGAGTTGGGCTGGCAGTTGAGCGTCGAGGAAACCATGCGGATTTTCGTCGGCAAGGCGGTGCGCGACGAAGCGCCGCTGATCGAAGCACGCACCGGCGTGGCGATTACGTCCGACTGGCTGATGCAGTTCCGCGAGCGACGCAACCTGGCGCTGGATCGTGAGCTGGTGGCGATTCCTGGCGCGGAACGCGCAGTCCGCGCACTGCACGCGGCCCTGAACGGACGCATCGCGGTAGCGTCCGGCGCGGATCGCATCAAGGTGGAGTTGCAGCTCGTCAAGGCCGGGATGCTCGACTGTTTCGCGGGCCGCATTTTCAGCGGGCATGAGACGCCGCGCAGCAAGCCGTTTCCCGACGTGTATCTGGCGGCGGCCGCCGCGCTCGGTGTCGATCCAGCACGCTGCGCGGTGATCGAGGACACGGTGACGGGCGCCACCGCCGGCGTCGCGGC is a window of Paraburkholderia sp. D15 DNA encoding:
- a CDS encoding HAD family phosphatase; amino-acid sequence: MADSPAHSSAAPSADFPFDAVLFDCDGVLVDSEPITNRVLTEMLGELGWQLSVEETMRIFVGKAVRDEAPLIEARTGVAITSDWLMQFRERRNLALDRELVAIPGAERAVRALHAALNGRIAVASGADRIKVELQLVKAGMLDCFAGRIFSGHETPRSKPFPDVYLAAAAALGVDPARCAVIEDTVTGATAGVAAGATVFGYCPQELSHSNATALHGAGAVHVFRDMDELPGLLAGWAQTNQQPR